The DNA window AGCTCCTTCTCTCCACGCTGCCGCTTGAACGCGATCACCGGCGTCACGCCGCGGGCGAGCAGCTTCCGCTCCCGCTCCTCGCTGCGGTACGCCGTGTCCGCAACCACCATGCTCGTCTCGTCCTCCGTCAGCTCGTCGATGAAGTTGCTGTCGTGCGGCGCCGCGTCGCTGAATCGGAAGTCCGTCACCAGACTCGAGCGGTCCGCGGCGATGTGACCCTTGAAGCCGAAGTGCGTCTGGCCCGACTTCTTCGTGAAGCTCGCCTCCGGGTCGCGCGTGCTCGTGCCGTCGTCCCGATGCGATCCGCGCGACTGCTCGATGATCGTGGCATCCACCAGCGTTCCTTCCTTCACCAGCAGCCCGCGCTTCTCGAGCTGCGCCAGCGTCGCGTCGAAGATCGTCCGATCGAGCCCCGCGTCGCGAAGCCTGCGCCGGAAGACCACGAAGGTCGTCTCGTCCGGCGTCGCGTCGGTCAGGCTCAGCCCGACGAAGCGACGGAACGAGAGGCGATCCTTCAGGCACTCCTCGAGCTGCGGGTCGCTCAGGTTGAACCACTTCGCGAGAAGCAGGGCGCGAAGCATCGTCTCCGGCTGCCACGCCGGACGGCCGACGCCGCGCTTCTCGCGGTACTCCGGCAGCTTCGCGATCGGCGCAACGAGTTCCTTCCACGACACCGACTTGTCGAGACGGTCGAGCAGCCTCGCCGTCCTCGGTCCTCCGAGGTCCGCCGTCATGCCGTCGACCAGACCGAACTCCGCGTTGACTCGCTGTGCCATCGTGATCCTCGCTGGTCGGCATCATCGCCGAACACGGGAACACTTCGCGGCCGA is part of the Phycisphaeraceae bacterium genome and encodes:
- a CDS encoding IS5 family transposase, whose product is MAQRVNAEFGLVDGMTADLGGPRTARLLDRLDKSVSWKELVAPIAKLPEYREKRGVGRPAWQPETMLRALLLAKWFNLSDPQLEECLKDRLSFRRFVGLSLTDATPDETTFVVFRRRLRDAGLDRTIFDATLAQLEKRGLLVKEGTLVDATIIEQSRGSHRDDGTSTRDPEASFTKKSGQTHFGFKGHIAADRSSLVTDFRFSDAAPHDSNFIDELTEDETSMVVADTAYRSEERERKLLARGVTPVIAFKRQRGEKELAKELRVFNRIVASLRAVVEHPFAWMKRTGYRRVRYRGLRRNAFDFALHLVAYNWRRSLSLARA